From one Cyanobacterium stanieri PCC 7202 genomic stretch:
- a CDS encoding protein of unknown function UPF0047 (PFAM: Uncharacterised protein family UPF0047~TIGRFAM: secondary thiamine-phosphate synthase enzyme~COGs: COG0432 conserved hypothetical protein~InterPro IPR001602~KEGG: cyt:cce_0339 hypothetical protein~PFAM: protein of unknown function UPF0047~SPTR: Putative uncharacterized protein) translates to MTCHQNILKIKTSGKCLHNITRDVGAVVAESGIKTGLCTVFIMHTSASLIIQENADPDVLTDLSNFFSKLVPESTTDYYHSAEGPDDMPSHIRSVLTNTSLTIPVNNGRLLLGTWQGVYVWEHRERSHLRQVVVHINN, encoded by the coding sequence ATGACTTGTCATCAAAACATACTCAAAATAAAAACTAGCGGTAAATGTTTACATAATATTACCCGTGATGTGGGGGCAGTGGTGGCGGAGTCGGGCATAAAAACGGGATTGTGTACGGTTTTTATCATGCACACCAGCGCTAGTCTAATTATCCAAGAAAATGCAGATCCTGATGTGTTAACGGATCTAAGTAATTTTTTTAGTAAACTGGTACCAGAAAGCACCACGGACTATTATCATAGTGCGGAAGGGCCTGATGATATGCCCTCCCATATTCGCTCGGTTTTAACCAACACCTCTCTAACTATTCCTGTTAATAATGGTCGTCTTTTGTTGGGAACTTGGCAGGGGGTATATGTTTGGGAACATAGGGAGCGATCGCACCTACGCCAAGTTGTGGTTCATATCAACAATTAA
- a CDS encoding hypothetical protein (KEGG: cyh:Cyan8802_2149 hypothetical protein~SPTR: Putative uncharacterized protein): MPFKKFYLQSFLFLGLLFIGGARHEPRQKELQPLSGNITLQLRNAVWRLLEEEPIYQDIYLDLDCHQNECDSDIYGWSPKYNQDVEHQGKVRVIPQNNYFTFEIELDVRPSPFSMDSNRATYSIDVIYDQNNQLLGSYSGRLNNRFLLGPVTGKINDNYILKIENYQPIESQEHPRLIFRKFDIEDIKNKINTPIGQAILTRLKNSLNGEIFYSGYGLNGGSHGAGYCFLALINDDLSLAQQGWNTVQDAIALSRGLDGQSKPRILERAGLVIGVALAYDHCYPLWNENQQQEMTKWLAQQALELSQGGGSGWNNSTVSNWNVRARSAAGIAALAIKNEPDHFFPDNEFYQPENHLHLILATAQRNVSRYINTALGDGGFGIEGDAYTSHSANQMLPFLQAYGNVMGKDIATQTHANQLIPNSMMRMIPRENDSPITPAYGRHRHGASGFLFASGLGILSEDFLPSARWIYDRYFAMEGDLTFGISSSYPDQAIYALANYPHNVSPQPPQSFLPRVFVDHIRGLYVFRNQWQNQDDTVASIYLNANPVRGGWLFPEATSFRLRGLGVNWAMAAPSEGERERENIVYLPNASGWRGSQMIHFAEAEDGSGVVSMVSQNRSENAQLEYLRSFGVDYSKVSGADGIFAIADIFRGDVNDPNFQEKVWTMHTEGDVTIEGNSFTIRDDSGSIFRGVFAAPLDVVITEEKTDYGSKIMATGGHQFLVVMAMGEGSLPPMEIVNPVGINSTVRVGGQEISFRGDRILFSHYSSSSNKL, encoded by the coding sequence ATGCCATTTAAGAAATTTTATTTACAATCTTTTTTGTTTTTGGGACTATTATTTATTGGTGGTGCTAGACATGAACCAAGACAAAAAGAGTTACAACCTTTATCAGGAAATATCACCTTACAGTTAAGAAATGCTGTGTGGCGTTTGTTAGAAGAAGAACCCATTTATCAAGATATTTATCTTGATTTAGATTGTCATCAAAATGAGTGTGATTCTGATATTTATGGATGGTCACCTAAATATAATCAAGATGTAGAACATCAGGGAAAAGTCAGGGTAATTCCTCAAAATAATTACTTTACCTTCGAGATTGAATTGGATGTTAGACCTAGTCCTTTTAGTATGGATAGTAACCGAGCTACCTATAGTATTGATGTAATTTATGATCAAAATAATCAACTATTAGGTAGTTATTCTGGTAGGTTAAATAATCGTTTTTTACTAGGCCCTGTTACTGGTAAAATTAATGATAATTACATTTTAAAAATAGAAAATTATCAACCCATTGAATCTCAAGAACATCCTCGCTTAATTTTTCGAAAATTTGATATAGAAGACATTAAAAATAAAATTAATACTCCCATTGGACAAGCAATTTTAACTCGATTAAAGAATAGTTTAAATGGTGAAATATTTTACAGTGGCTATGGCTTAAATGGTGGTTCCCATGGGGCAGGATATTGTTTTTTAGCCCTTATTAATGATGATCTTTCTTTGGCTCAACAAGGGTGGAATACAGTTCAAGATGCGATCGCCCTTAGCCGTGGATTAGATGGACAATCAAAACCAAGAATATTAGAAAGAGCAGGACTCGTCATTGGTGTTGCCCTTGCCTACGACCATTGTTACCCTTTATGGAATGAAAATCAACAACAAGAAATGACCAAATGGTTAGCTCAACAAGCCCTAGAATTGTCTCAGGGAGGAGGTAGTGGCTGGAATAATAGCACCGTCAGCAATTGGAATGTAAGGGCAAGAAGTGCAGCAGGAATCGCCGCCCTCGCCATCAAAAATGAACCTGACCATTTTTTCCCAGACAATGAATTTTATCAACCCGAAAACCACCTCCACTTAATTTTAGCTACCGCCCAAAGGAATGTCTCTCGATATATCAATACTGCCCTAGGGGATGGAGGTTTTGGCATTGAAGGGGATGCCTACACCAGCCATTCTGCTAACCAGATGTTACCTTTTTTACAAGCCTATGGTAATGTCATGGGCAAAGACATTGCCACCCAAACCCACGCCAATCAGCTAATACCCAATAGTATGATGCGGATGATACCAAGGGAAAATGATAGCCCCATCACCCCCGCCTACGGCAGACATCGCCATGGTGCCAGTGGTTTCCTCTTTGCCTCTGGTTTAGGCATCCTGTCCGAGGATTTTTTGCCCTCCGCCCGATGGATTTATGATCGCTATTTTGCCATGGAAGGGGATTTAACTTTTGGTATTAGTTCATCTTATCCCGATCAAGCCATTTACGCCCTTGCTAATTATCCGCACAATGTATCCCCTCAGCCTCCCCAGTCATTCCTGCCACGAGTATTTGTCGATCACATCAGGGGTTTGTATGTGTTTCGTAATCAATGGCAAAACCAAGATGATACGGTTGCCAGTATTTATCTTAATGCCAATCCTGTGCGCGGAGGTTGGTTATTTCCCGAGGCTACCAGTTTCCGACTCAGGGGATTAGGGGTAAATTGGGCCATGGCGGCACCGAGTGAGGGGGAAAGGGAAAGGGAAAATATTGTCTATCTTCCTAATGCTTCTGGTTGGCGTGGTAGTCAGATGATTCATTTTGCCGAAGCAGAAGACGGCTCAGGGGTGGTGTCCATGGTTAGTCAAAATCGGTCAGAAAATGCTCAACTGGAGTATTTACGCTCTTTTGGGGTGGACTATAGCAAGGTTTCGGGGGCGGATGGTATCTTTGCCATTGCCGATATTTTTCGGGGTGATGTGAATGATCCTAATTTTCAGGAGAAAGTCTGGACGATGCACACGGAGGGGGATGTGACCATCGAGGGTAATAGCTTTACCATAAGGGATGATTCGGGCTCAATTTTTCGGGGTGTTTTTGCGGCACCGTTAGATGTGGTGATTACGGAGGAAAAAACTGATTATGGTTCTAAAATTATGGCGACGGGGGGTCATCAATTTTTGGTGGTGATGGCGATGGGTGAGGGGAGTTTACCGCCGATGGAGATAGTTAATCCTGTGGGTATTAATTCTACGGTGAGGGTGGGAGGACAAGAAATTAGTTTTAGGGGCGATCGCATCCTATTTTCTCATTATTCAAGTTCGAGTAATAAGTTGTGA
- a CDS encoding L-lactate dehydrogenase (PFAM: lactate/malate dehydrogenase, alpha/beta C-terminal domain; lactate/malate dehydrogenase, NAD binding domain~TIGRFAM: L-lactate dehydrogenase~COGs: COG0039 Malate/lactate dehydrogenase~InterPro IPR011304:IPR018177:IPR001557:IPR001236~KEGG: cyc:PCC7424_3778 L-lactate dehydrogenase~PFAM: Lactate/malate dehydrogenase~SPTR: L-lactate dehydrogenase;~TIGRFAM: L-lactate dehydrogenase~manually curated) — MFEKILIPNSSAQQPSFIRPRKGVIIGLGQVGLACAYSFLIQDCFDELILQDIAPEKLEGEIMDLSHGMPFISPTDLKMGTVADEGKDADIVIITAGVAQKQGESRLSLVERNIAIYKKILADVVKYCPESIILVVSNPVDIMTHATLKITGFPSSRVIGSGTALDTARFRSLLAKEMGIDSRSVHAYIIGEHGDSEVPVWSTANVGGVKIVPNGWENLTPPEQKILSGIYDNVKNAAYEIIKRKGSTSYAIGLATSDIVKAIVNSQERILTVSGLMTGMYGIDDICLSIPRVINEKGILQTVNLTLHPEEERLLQNSAQILKDIFKQLG; from the coding sequence ATGTTTGAGAAAATTTTAATTCCTAATTCTTCTGCCCAACAACCATCCTTTATTCGTCCTCGTAAAGGAGTTATTATCGGTTTAGGACAAGTGGGTTTAGCCTGTGCCTATTCTTTTTTAATTCAAGATTGTTTTGATGAGTTGATTTTACAAGATATTGCCCCAGAAAAATTGGAAGGGGAAATTATGGACTTATCCCACGGAATGCCTTTTATTTCTCCCACTGATTTAAAAATGGGTACGGTGGCAGATGAAGGAAAAGACGCAGACATAGTTATTATCACCGCAGGAGTTGCTCAAAAACAGGGAGAAAGTCGTTTAAGTTTGGTTGAGCGTAATATTGCTATTTATAAAAAGATTCTTGCTGATGTGGTCAAATATTGTCCCGAGTCTATTATTTTGGTAGTCAGTAATCCTGTGGATATTATGACCCATGCCACCCTCAAGATAACAGGTTTTCCTAGTTCTAGGGTAATTGGTTCTGGTACAGCATTGGATACCGCTCGTTTTCGTTCTTTATTAGCCAAGGAAATGGGTATTGATTCTCGTAGTGTCCATGCTTATATTATAGGGGAACATGGAGACAGCGAAGTTCCTGTGTGGAGTACCGCAAATGTCGGTGGTGTAAAAATTGTGCCTAATGGTTGGGAAAATTTGACTCCCCCAGAGCAAAAGATTTTGTCAGGTATTTATGATAATGTTAAAAATGCCGCCTATGAAATTATTAAGCGTAAAGGTAGCACTTCCTATGCTATTGGTTTGGCTACCAGTGATATTGTAAAGGCGATCGTTAATTCTCAGGAACGCATTTTAACTGTTAGTGGTTTAATGACGGGGATGTATGGCATTGATGATATTTGTTTGAGTATTCCTCGGGTAATTAATGAAAAAGGAATTTTACAAACTGTCAATTTAACCCTTCATCCAGAAGAAGAAAGATTATTGCAAAATTCAGCCCAAATTTTGAAAGATATATTCAAACAACTAGGATAG
- a CDS encoding cyclase/dehydrase (PFAM: Polyketide cyclase / dehydrase and lipid transport~COGs: COG4276 conserved hypothetical protein~KEGG: cyc:PCC7424_4393 cyclase/dehydrase~SPTR: Cyclase/dehydrase), with product MLKFEYSSLIKAPLKTVWEFHEREDILDILTPPWQPVKVVERQGGLEIGAMTKFNLMFGFVTIPWCARHVEYEKYHLFTDQQTEGPLKLWIHRHQFQAEGDYTRLTDNIQYDITGEPLINYLMGWWVEERLKDMFAYRHRITKENCESQPL from the coding sequence ATGCTCAAATTTGAATATTCCAGTTTAATTAAAGCACCCTTAAAAACTGTTTGGGAGTTTCACGAGAGGGAAGATATTTTAGATATTTTAACTCCCCCATGGCAACCAGTAAAAGTCGTTGAGCGTCAGGGAGGTTTGGAAATTGGTGCCATGACTAAATTTAACCTAATGTTTGGTTTTGTTACCATTCCCTGGTGCGCTCGTCATGTAGAATACGAGAAATATCATTTATTTACTGATCAACAAACCGAAGGCCCTTTAAAACTGTGGATTCACCGTCATCAATTTCAAGCCGAAGGAGACTATACAAGGTTAACTGATAACATTCAGTATGACATTACAGGAGAACCTTTAATAAATTATTTGATGGGTTGGTGGGTAGAAGAAAGACTCAAGGATATGTTTGCCTATCGTCATCGCATTACCAAAGAAAATTGCGAATCTCAACCACTATAA
- a CDS encoding NLP/P60 protein (PFAM: NlpC/P60 family~COGs: COG0791 Cell wall-associated hydrolase (invasion-associated protein)~InterPro IPR000064~KEGG: cyc:PCC7424_0870 NLP/P60 protein~PFAM: NLP/P60 protein~SPTR: NLP/P60 protein), producing MFLPPSKTGEYICSKNIDLFVSVDCQELSTQSAKGRYLKPISDTPKHGALEVCLCEDNYQGWLPLSSLEYLQPAENGYQKETVFREYISQKIPAIIDFCLQAHQVPNYYLWGGTVAPNYDCSGLMQSAFASQGVWLPRDSYQQEDFCQKIMREELEKGDLIFFGVKKVTHVALYLGNNRYIHSSGKDMGNNGIGINQLTDDLDQVSRNYYQQLWSYGRVIQSL from the coding sequence ATGTTTCTGCCTCCATCCAAGACAGGAGAATATATTTGTTCAAAAAATATAGACTTATTCGTTAGTGTTGATTGTCAGGAATTATCAACCCAAAGTGCAAAGGGAAGATATTTAAAACCAATTTCCGATACACCAAAACACGGTGCGCTCGAAGTGTGTCTGTGTGAAGACAATTATCAGGGATGGTTGCCATTATCATCCTTAGAATACTTACAACCTGCCGAGAATGGCTATCAGAAAGAAACAGTTTTTCGTGAATATATTTCCCAAAAAATTCCTGCCATTATCGACTTTTGTTTACAAGCCCATCAAGTGCCTAACTATTACCTCTGGGGTGGCACTGTGGCACCTAACTATGATTGTTCGGGTTTAATGCAGTCAGCCTTTGCTAGTCAAGGGGTATGGTTACCTAGGGATTCTTATCAACAGGAAGATTTTTGTCAGAAAATTATGAGGGAGGAGTTGGAAAAAGGAGATTTAATTTTCTTTGGTGTAAAAAAAGTTACCCATGTAGCCCTTTACTTAGGAAATAATCGCTATATCCATAGCTCAGGTAAAGATATGGGTAATAATGGTATTGGTATTAATCAATTAACCGATGATCTTGATCAAGTTAGTCGTAATTACTACCAACAATTATGGAGTTATGGTAGGGTGATACAATCCTTATAG
- a CDS encoding Bile acid:sodium symporter (PFAM: Sodium Bile acid symporter family~TIGRFAM: bile acid transporter~COGs: COG0385 Na+-dependent transporter~InterPro IPR002657~KEGG: rca:Rcas_0371 bile acid:sodium symporter~PFAM: Bile acid:sodium symporter~SPTR: P3 protein), with protein sequence MEANFITEIFLPIALITIMLGMGLSLTKQDFHRIIVDPKAIFTGLFCQLIMLPMVAFLLMRFWNLAPEFAVGIILLSACPGGATSNLYSYLGKCDTALSISLTALSSMITIVSLPFIVNYGMELFMHDRTYVSLPVLKTITQIVVVTLIPVFLGMIIRSYKPNFALRADKPVKIASGLFMVLVVLGAILAERENLIPFIQATGFPTLTLNVVTLLVSFLIAKSVNLSWKQSSTISIEAGMQNGTLAIAIASSATLLNNPQIAIPPAIYSIMMFVTGAIVSYIFSCTNAENT encoded by the coding sequence ATGGAAGCCAATTTTATTACTGAGATATTTCTACCCATTGCTTTAATTACCATTATGTTAGGTATGGGTTTAAGCCTTACAAAACAAGATTTTCATAGAATAATTGTTGACCCCAAGGCTATATTTACAGGATTATTTTGTCAATTAATTATGTTACCTATGGTTGCCTTTTTGTTGATGAGGTTTTGGAATTTAGCTCCTGAGTTTGCTGTGGGAATTATTTTGCTTTCGGCTTGTCCGGGAGGAGCTACTTCTAATTTATACTCTTATTTAGGGAAGTGTGATACTGCTTTATCTATTAGTTTAACTGCTTTGTCCAGTATGATTACTATTGTTTCTTTACCTTTTATTGTCAATTATGGTATGGAATTATTTATGCACGATCGCACTTATGTTAGTTTACCTGTACTAAAAACTATTACACAAATTGTTGTTGTTACCTTAATTCCTGTTTTTTTGGGTATGATTATTCGCAGTTATAAACCTAACTTTGCCCTTCGTGCTGATAAACCCGTTAAAATCGCTTCTGGTTTGTTTATGGTGTTGGTGGTGTTAGGGGCGATTTTGGCGGAGCGAGAAAATTTAATCCCTTTTATTCAAGCTACTGGTTTTCCTACTCTCACCCTAAATGTGGTTACTTTGTTAGTTAGTTTTTTGATTGCTAAAAGTGTGAATTTAAGTTGGAAGCAGTCTTCTACTATTTCTATCGAAGCTGGTATGCAAAATGGAACTTTAGCCATTGCGATCGCCTCTTCTGCTACACTATTAAATAATCCTCAAATTGCCATACCTCCTGCCATATACTCTATTATGATGTTTGTTACAGGGGCGATCGTTAGTTATATTTTCAGTTGCACTAATGCTGAAAATACTTAG